One genomic region from Mytilus trossulus isolate FHL-02 chromosome 9, PNRI_Mtr1.1.1.hap1, whole genome shotgun sequence encodes:
- the LOC134683801 gene encoding DNA damage-regulated autophagy modulator protein 1-like has product MIYYIKPWIYPIILAIEMIFACIIPYLKSTHDGDVKKDFPYISDTGNKGISASAFSLLFNIYGFLAFINITVRFEQIKVNYSYQKSRPRYIVNIITTVVGLLSLSGIALVSTFQVGTHEGVHNTGAVLAFGVGVSYLAMQSLFSFFLKDIPGSSIIINIIRIVLSVLQFAFLLGTFIVTIQYKQSNSDLSIKRKAAILEWILAFLVSFYFLTFIPEFRHYDWRIQLDETNIKSNKVDINSDSIYNVGSK; this is encoded by the exons ATGATCTATTACATAAAACCATGGATTTATCCAATTATATTGGCCATAGAAATGATATTTGCTTGCATAATACC cTATCTGAAGTCCACCCATGATGGAGATGTGAAAAAAGATTTTCCATACATAAG tgaCACAGGAAACAAAGGGATATCAGCTTCGGCTTTCAGTttacttttcaatatttatgGATTTTTAG CATTTATCAATATAACTGTTAGATTTGAACAGATTAAAGTAAACTACAGTTACCAGAAAAGTCGGCCTCGATACATAGTAAACATAATTACAACAGTCGTTGGTCTCTTATCATTGTCTGGTATTGCTTTGGTTTCTACCTTCCAG GTTGGTACACACGAAGGAGTACACAACACTGGTGCTGTATTGGCCTTTGGTGTTGGAGTTTCATATTTAGCAATGCagtcattattttcattttttttgaaagacatTCCTGGGAGcagtattataataaatattattagaATAGTGCTGTCGGTTCTACAGTTTGCTTTTCTACTAGGAA CATTCATTGTAACTATACAGTACAAACAATCTAACAGT GATCTTTCAATCAAACGAAAAGCAGCGATTTTAGAATGGATATTAGCTTTCCTAGTTTCGTTTTACTTTTTGACTTTTATACCAGAATTTCGTCACTACGACTGGAGAATACAGCTAGATGAGACCAACATTAAATCTAACAAAGTAGATATAAATAGCGATTCGATTTATAATGTTGGCTCGAAATGA